The following coding sequences lie in one Alicyclobacillus curvatus genomic window:
- a CDS encoding HDIG domain-containing protein, which produces MMNREEALVLLHEYTKTDSLRRHAYAVEASCRAYARKYGEDEDKWGITGLLHDFDYEMYPTQAEHTIVGARILAEKGFPEDVIYAIRAHADYNNLERNALLDKVLYACDELSGFVMAVAMVRPTKNVADVEVKSVKKKLKDKAFARGVNRDDVYRGAEELGVPLEEHIAFVIGALTAVADSLGLDGTETA; this is translated from the coding sequence ATGATGAACCGAGAAGAGGCGCTTGTTTTACTTCATGAGTACACGAAGACTGATTCATTGCGGCGTCACGCCTATGCAGTCGAAGCCTCATGTCGAGCATACGCGCGCAAGTACGGTGAAGATGAGGATAAATGGGGAATCACAGGTCTTTTGCACGACTTTGACTATGAAATGTATCCTACGCAAGCGGAACATACGATTGTCGGTGCTCGTATTCTGGCAGAGAAGGGTTTCCCTGAAGACGTTATCTATGCGATTCGTGCGCATGCCGATTACAACAACCTCGAGCGAAATGCTCTGCTCGACAAGGTTTTGTACGCGTGCGACGAGTTGTCGGGCTTTGTGATGGCCGTGGCGATGGTCCGGCCGACAAAGAATGTCGCCGATGTGGAGGTCAAGAGTGTGAAAAAGAAGTTGAAAGACAAAGCCTTCGCACGGGGTGTTAACCGTGACGATGTTTACCGCGGTGCTGAGGAGCTTGGAGTGCCGCTTGAGGAGCATATCGCATTTGTCATCGGTGCTTTGACAGCAGTTGCCGACAGTCTGGGGTTGGATGGTACGGAAACCGCTTGA
- a CDS encoding efflux RND transporter permease subunit, with translation MSALTRFSLKNPVVVFLLSLIVIIGGILSAFSLKEELMPDIAFPVIAVVTPYPGASPEAVATDVSEPLENALRNISGVNTVNSTSVQNVSEIMLQLNMNADLNSVQQKVQQVVSGVHLPASALTPSVQKFSFNSSPVVNFTIASKTASNTELRTLVNQIIVPALQGVPGVAQVQTGGAAQPRVNIHFNPDKLSSHNLSLQQVIQDLQATNVSMPLGSETVNGKVNPLQLTSPFTSLAQIRNIPIPIPANPAAGLADVGQGMQALGSAVGQLGKGVAGVSQGLAAVQAENQLLSALQTIQAQLFGTELELSKLQSAPSSRQDPQAIAKLQAAITALEQEQKTLTTKLQTLQKQLASAAVGGGTVPNSAAPSTLATAKTGASSTSSTSLDTVPLSDLATVTLAPPNDGSINRTNGQPSVFVGVVKTEDANTVQMAKAVEDELNKLQKQLPNGVNIVPLFDSSTMIVASVNGMLREAVLGAVFAVLVILLFLRNWRTTVIAVVSIPLSLLIALIVLSRLNITLNIMTLGGMAVATGRVVDDSIVVIENIFRAWRRGLGFGKSFVRQATREVGQAITSSTITTVAVFLPLGFVSGVVGKIFMPFAVTVVCSLLSSLLVALTVVPALAWLFVARSKEKSLDYQWLTGAEQGTADAVHPSLLAATSVDGGPSLPSGRGVEASAHSEESVRPWQRRYQNFLRGALNHKGWVLSATLIIFLASLAVLPLAGSTFIPASKEKFATVSITMPVGTPRGETDAKAKQVESILKGFGKTVTQWNTEVGSDPGQLTSSGGVSGENQASLFVELQPSSNVDQFVTDLRAKIEPISTPATIQVKNLVMGGSTGGFAVTLTSPNAAHIQTAATLVTSALQKVPGLANVNNNLADTRPQLNVIPNLSTAAKFGLTPYQIANDVAAYVQGQNIGNAKIDGESRAVWVSMASKNPLTSLTNIKNLAIDTPVGKTVTLSDVASVSIANAPVQIEHQDGQPYASVSADFTSQNTGSTSRLALQKVNSLRLPSDVQVQVGGDTQEMNQSFKDLIEAILISVGLVYMVMLIAFGEWSAPFAILFSMPAALIGAFFGTVISRQPISISSLIGILMLMGIVVTNAIVLVDRVEQQRRRGLSIREALLEAGTTRLRPILMTAIATICSLIPLAVGFAEGALISQGLAVVVIGGLVSSTILTLVVVPVMYELLHIRLHRLEQRSLTAFAQFAPNGD, from the coding sequence ATGAGCGCATTAACCCGCTTTTCTCTAAAAAATCCTGTTGTGGTGTTTCTACTTTCACTGATTGTCATCATCGGTGGAATCTTGTCCGCATTTTCATTAAAGGAAGAACTCATGCCAGACATCGCCTTCCCGGTCATTGCAGTGGTCACGCCTTACCCCGGCGCCTCGCCCGAGGCTGTTGCAACTGATGTATCAGAGCCTCTGGAAAACGCCCTACGAAACATCAGTGGTGTGAACACCGTGAATTCGACGTCGGTGCAAAACGTTTCCGAGATAATGCTGCAGTTAAACATGAACGCAGACCTAAATTCAGTGCAGCAAAAGGTGCAGCAGGTCGTCAGCGGTGTTCACTTGCCTGCTTCTGCGTTGACGCCGTCCGTTCAGAAATTCTCTTTTAACTCAAGTCCTGTCGTGAATTTCACGATAGCGTCAAAAACGGCCTCAAACACGGAGCTGCGAACGCTTGTGAATCAAATCATCGTCCCAGCCCTGCAAGGTGTGCCAGGCGTAGCTCAGGTTCAGACGGGTGGTGCCGCACAACCGCGCGTCAATATTCACTTTAATCCCGACAAACTCTCGAGTCACAACTTGTCCTTACAGCAAGTGATTCAGGACCTTCAAGCTACGAACGTATCCATGCCGCTCGGGTCAGAGACCGTGAACGGTAAAGTTAACCCTTTGCAGCTCACGAGCCCGTTTACGTCACTCGCTCAGATTCGCAACATTCCTATTCCAATTCCGGCGAATCCCGCAGCAGGACTTGCGGACGTCGGACAAGGCATGCAGGCCCTCGGCAGTGCAGTTGGTCAACTCGGAAAAGGTGTGGCTGGTGTTTCCCAAGGTCTGGCCGCCGTGCAGGCGGAGAACCAATTGCTCAGTGCCTTGCAGACGATTCAGGCGCAGTTGTTCGGTACTGAGTTAGAACTCTCCAAACTCCAATCAGCACCGAGCTCACGCCAGGACCCACAAGCCATCGCAAAACTTCAGGCAGCAATCACAGCACTGGAACAAGAGCAGAAAACCCTGACCACAAAGCTGCAGACACTCCAAAAGCAGCTTGCAAGCGCGGCAGTTGGGGGCGGTACAGTGCCAAATAGTGCCGCGCCAAGCACTTTGGCAACAGCGAAAACCGGAGCGTCCAGTACTTCAAGTACAAGCCTCGATACCGTACCGCTCTCTGATTTGGCAACCGTCACGCTGGCGCCTCCGAATGACGGGTCCATCAATCGGACAAATGGCCAGCCAAGCGTTTTTGTGGGGGTTGTCAAGACAGAAGACGCAAACACCGTCCAAATGGCCAAAGCCGTTGAGGATGAACTGAACAAGCTGCAAAAACAGCTGCCAAATGGCGTGAACATTGTGCCCCTATTCGATTCCTCAACAATGATTGTGGCGTCCGTCAACGGCATGCTCCGTGAGGCCGTTTTGGGTGCAGTATTTGCAGTGCTTGTCATTCTGCTGTTTCTGCGCAACTGGCGGACGACTGTGATTGCCGTCGTGTCTATTCCACTGTCATTACTGATTGCGCTCATCGTGCTCAGTCGGCTTAACATCACGCTGAACATCATGACCCTCGGTGGCATGGCGGTTGCCACAGGACGGGTCGTGGACGATAGCATCGTCGTGATTGAGAACATCTTTCGCGCTTGGAGACGCGGACTTGGTTTTGGCAAATCATTCGTCCGTCAGGCCACCAGAGAAGTGGGCCAAGCAATCACCTCATCTACCATTACAACTGTAGCGGTCTTTCTGCCGCTTGGATTTGTCAGCGGAGTCGTCGGTAAGATCTTTATGCCCTTCGCCGTCACCGTAGTCTGTTCCCTGTTGTCATCCCTGCTGGTGGCACTGACCGTCGTTCCTGCGCTGGCATGGCTGTTTGTGGCCAGAAGCAAGGAAAAGTCTCTTGACTACCAGTGGCTGACCGGAGCGGAACAAGGAACTGCCGACGCGGTCCATCCTTCATTGTTAGCAGCCACAAGCGTAGATGGAGGGCCTTCGTTACCGAGTGGGCGAGGTGTCGAGGCGAGTGCGCATTCAGAAGAGAGCGTTCGACCGTGGCAGCGGCGATACCAAAACTTTCTCCGCGGAGCCTTAAATCACAAAGGCTGGGTGCTCAGCGCCACGCTCATCATCTTCCTGGCGTCCCTTGCCGTTTTACCGCTCGCGGGAAGCACATTTATTCCCGCATCCAAGGAAAAGTTCGCAACCGTATCCATCACCATGCCCGTTGGCACGCCACGCGGTGAGACAGATGCGAAGGCGAAGCAGGTTGAAAGTATCCTCAAAGGGTTTGGCAAGACCGTCACGCAATGGAACACCGAGGTCGGTTCTGACCCGGGGCAACTGACCTCATCCGGCGGCGTCAGCGGGGAAAACCAGGCAAGTCTGTTTGTCGAGTTGCAACCGAGCTCGAACGTGGACCAGTTTGTTACAGACCTTCGGGCGAAAATCGAGCCCATCAGCACTCCGGCCACAATTCAGGTGAAAAATCTTGTTATGGGCGGCTCGACAGGCGGATTTGCTGTCACGCTGACGAGTCCAAACGCCGCGCACATTCAAACGGCTGCCACACTGGTGACAAGTGCTCTACAAAAGGTGCCTGGCCTTGCGAACGTCAACAATAACCTCGCCGACACCAGACCGCAGCTAAATGTCATTCCGAACTTAAGCACAGCGGCGAAATTCGGTTTAACACCGTATCAAATTGCAAATGACGTCGCTGCCTATGTCCAGGGTCAAAACATTGGTAATGCCAAAATTGACGGGGAGTCGAGGGCAGTTTGGGTATCCATGGCCTCGAAGAATCCGTTGACGTCGCTGACGAACATCAAAAACCTGGCCATCGATACGCCTGTCGGTAAAACGGTTACGCTGTCTGACGTGGCTTCAGTCAGCATCGCTAATGCGCCTGTGCAGATTGAACATCAAGACGGACAGCCGTACGCGAGTGTATCAGCTGATTTCACCTCCCAAAACACAGGCAGTACAAGTCGCCTCGCTCTGCAGAAGGTGAACAGTCTTCGCCTGCCGTCTGATGTTCAAGTTCAGGTTGGCGGGGATACGCAGGAAATGAATCAAAGTTTCAAAGACCTCATTGAGGCCATTCTCATCTCCGTAGGTCTGGTATATATGGTGATGTTGATTGCGTTCGGAGAATGGTCAGCACCGTTTGCCATCTTGTTCTCGATGCCCGCGGCATTGATTGGTGCATTCTTTGGCACCGTGATATCGCGGCAGCCAATCAGTATCTCCTCACTCATTGGTATCCTCATGCTGATGGGGATTGTCGTGACCAATGCAATTGTCCTTGTGGACAGGGTGGAACAACAGCGTCGCCGCGGACTCTCCATCCGGGAAGCGCTGCTTGAAGCCGGCACCACCCGCTTACGCCCCATCCTCATGACGGCGATTGCGACCATCTGTTCACTGATTCCGCTTGCTGTTGGGTTTGCGGAAGGTGCTTTGATTTCTCAGGGATTGGCCGTAGTGGTGATTGGCGGATTGGTGAGTTCCACCATTCTCACCCTTGTGGTTGTTCCGGTGATGTACGAATTGCTTCACATCCGTTTACACCGGCTTGAGCAACGCTCGCTGACAGCTTTCGCTCAATTCGCGCCAAACGGTGATTAA
- a CDS encoding DUF1054 domain-containing protein, giving the protein MTKFVGFSEQDFDVFSVPGLDSRMEALKAHLRPKLEQLGEDFSIRLTEWLGQPVYAHVAKHARRTVNPPRDSWVAFCTDKRGYKKHPHFQIGAWGTHAFALFGLIYESPQRGVFAANLKANAAEVLSIVPGDFVWVPNHMDPNALRATDVDKEKLSDLADGLQKRQGELLVGITIPKEDAVHLTGDEFVNTVSRCFQTLLPVFELAQTEELGVKLS; this is encoded by the coding sequence ATGACCAAGTTTGTCGGTTTTTCCGAGCAAGACTTCGATGTTTTTTCAGTCCCGGGTCTTGATAGCAGGATGGAGGCCCTAAAAGCGCATCTGCGGCCGAAACTTGAACAACTCGGTGAGGATTTTTCCATACGCCTGACTGAATGGCTCGGTCAGCCGGTTTATGCCCATGTCGCCAAGCATGCAAGACGTACCGTGAACCCGCCACGTGACAGTTGGGTGGCCTTTTGCACGGACAAACGCGGTTACAAGAAACATCCACACTTTCAAATCGGTGCGTGGGGCACTCACGCTTTTGCGCTGTTTGGCCTGATTTACGAATCACCTCAACGCGGTGTGTTTGCAGCAAATTTGAAGGCAAACGCTGCAGAGGTGTTGTCAATTGTGCCCGGTGATTTTGTTTGGGTTCCGAACCACATGGACCCAAATGCCCTCAGAGCGACGGATGTGGACAAGGAGAAACTCTCGGACCTGGCGGATGGGCTTCAAAAACGACAGGGAGAGTTGCTAGTTGGTATCACGATTCCCAAGGAGGATGCAGTGCACCTGACAGGCGATGAATTCGTTAATACGGTGAGCCGTTGTTTTCAGACACTGCTCCCTGTGTTTGAACTCGCACAGACAGAAGAATTGGGGGTTAAACTGTCATGA
- the nth gene encoding endonuclease III: MNLLSRAQTRRMLGKLEQAYPDAKCELNYTTPFELLIATMLSAQCTDVRVNMVTANLFQKYRTPQDYAELAPEILQEDIAQLGLFRAKSENIIAASRMLLEKYGGEVPKTQEELVELPGVGRKTANVVLSNAFGIPALAVDTHVQRVANRIGIANSMNPEMTERQVCQRIPQKLWSSAHHWLIFHGRQVCSARNPKCDVCPVSEFCQFYEKLAQETKLREKVFEKKENSKTASKRPKRGR, translated from the coding sequence ATGAATCTATTGTCAAGGGCACAGACAAGGCGGATGCTCGGCAAGCTCGAACAAGCCTACCCTGATGCAAAATGCGAGCTGAATTATACGACGCCGTTTGAGTTGCTGATTGCCACGATGCTGTCCGCGCAATGTACCGATGTGCGGGTCAACATGGTGACCGCCAACCTTTTTCAAAAATATCGGACGCCACAGGATTATGCAGAGCTCGCGCCGGAAATACTACAAGAAGACATTGCTCAGCTAGGATTGTTTCGGGCGAAATCTGAGAATATCATTGCGGCTTCGCGCATGCTGCTTGAGAAATACGGCGGAGAAGTGCCAAAAACACAGGAAGAGCTTGTAGAATTGCCTGGCGTAGGGCGTAAGACGGCAAACGTGGTGTTGTCGAACGCGTTTGGCATTCCTGCCTTGGCAGTTGATACACATGTGCAACGGGTCGCAAATCGGATCGGCATTGCGAATTCTATGAATCCGGAGATGACGGAGCGACAGGTTTGTCAAAGAATTCCGCAGAAGTTGTGGAGTTCTGCACACCATTGGCTCATTTTCCACGGACGACAGGTGTGCAGTGCGCGTAACCCGAAGTGTGACGTCTGCCCGGTCTCGGAGTTCTGCCAATTTTACGAAAAGCTGGCGCAGGAAACGAAGTTGCGCGAAAAGGTGTTCGAGAAAAAAGAGAACAGTAAGACGGCGAGTAAGCGACCGAAACGGGGGCGCTGA
- a CDS encoding spore germination protein, with the protein MKLPKWLSSMFTVDDTIITTQFSLVENQDTGSQGASDSSSSAESTGAESKGDAESDRPESHRDTDGSRDGRNRDGRNRDGDRPLRAEESEADEREMVQPQRPIPIHEYVRKSEEQAAQKKATLSPDDPVIPWHIKDVRARLNQSFHLPDNKDIVVRDFEIGIKRTWHATLVFVDGLVNTMLINTNLLEPLMVLSHLDDGHETGARMEIILETLLPSNQISVVDKWEEAVAGVLTGSTVLFVEGAEVAVICESKGWEHRTVSTPQTENVVQGPHQAFTENFRANTGLVRSMLRTPDLITETMSIGRLGKTDVAIMYIHGLTNKRLVEEIRRRIKAVDVDYLADVGILSQFIEDNPRVWVPQTLSTERPDRVAQMLTEGYVAVFVGQSSFVLVCPVVIFSLMQAAEDAYLRFPFGSFLRMIRWVALAAALMMPALYVSVTNYHPEMIPTDLMMAIAGSREQVPFPVIVEILLMEMAIELIREAGIRIPSIIGPTIGIVGALIIGQAAVQAGVVSPLLVIVIAVTALASFTIPNYNLQFGIRIMRFAFMFVSALFGFYGLTLAIVVMLARLTIQQSLGVPLFTPAAPKVDSSRDAFLRAPAFTMNQRPLFLYPQKLQKQQPYTRPWSGVTGSDPILQTESGQQDEGDGGANSDGGSSRGGSNREKSSGGNGPNGGGRDGRGNGRNGGGRDGRGNGNGRGNGRGNGDR; encoded by the coding sequence GTGAAGCTTCCAAAGTGGCTTTCCAGCATGTTCACTGTCGACGACACCATCATCACAACTCAGTTTTCTCTGGTGGAAAACCAAGATACAGGTTCACAAGGAGCTTCGGACTCGTCCTCGAGTGCTGAATCGACAGGTGCTGAATCCAAGGGCGACGCTGAATCTGACCGTCCTGAATCTCACCGCGATACAGATGGGAGCCGAGATGGACGAAACCGAGATGGACGAAACCGCGACGGGGACCGTCCTCTGCGGGCTGAGGAAAGCGAAGCGGATGAACGGGAGATGGTACAGCCACAACGGCCCATCCCGATTCATGAATACGTCCGCAAGAGTGAAGAGCAGGCGGCTCAAAAGAAAGCAACGCTGTCACCTGATGACCCTGTCATTCCATGGCATATCAAGGACGTTCGCGCTCGGTTGAATCAGAGTTTTCATCTGCCAGACAACAAGGACATTGTCGTGCGAGACTTTGAGATTGGCATCAAACGTACCTGGCATGCCACGCTGGTGTTCGTCGACGGGCTTGTCAATACCATGCTCATCAACACCAACCTGCTTGAGCCTCTGATGGTCCTCTCACATCTCGATGACGGTCACGAGACCGGGGCACGCATGGAAATCATTCTGGAAACGCTGCTGCCGAGTAATCAGATATCCGTTGTGGATAAGTGGGAAGAGGCTGTGGCGGGTGTGCTCACCGGATCGACAGTGCTCTTTGTCGAGGGCGCAGAGGTGGCCGTCATCTGCGAATCCAAAGGGTGGGAGCACAGGACTGTCAGTACGCCTCAGACCGAAAACGTCGTTCAAGGACCGCACCAGGCGTTTACGGAGAATTTCCGCGCGAATACGGGCCTTGTTCGTTCCATGCTCCGGACTCCAGACCTCATCACGGAAACGATGTCCATCGGCAGGCTGGGGAAGACTGATGTGGCCATCATGTACATACACGGTCTGACAAATAAGCGGCTGGTCGAAGAGATCCGGCGTCGCATCAAGGCCGTCGATGTGGACTACCTGGCGGATGTCGGCATACTCAGCCAGTTTATTGAGGACAACCCGCGCGTTTGGGTACCACAAACACTGTCCACGGAACGACCGGACAGAGTTGCACAGATGCTGACAGAAGGTTATGTCGCCGTTTTCGTTGGCCAAAGCTCTTTTGTTCTCGTTTGTCCCGTCGTCATATTCTCACTTATGCAGGCGGCAGAGGATGCCTACCTGCGTTTTCCGTTTGGAAGCTTCCTGCGCATGATAAGGTGGGTTGCGCTTGCTGCGGCTTTAATGATGCCGGCATTATATGTGTCTGTAACAAACTACCACCCAGAGATGATCCCGACTGACTTGATGATGGCCATTGCAGGCAGCCGCGAACAGGTACCATTTCCGGTCATAGTAGAGATTCTCCTGATGGAGATGGCCATAGAACTCATTCGCGAAGCGGGCATTCGCATTCCGTCTATCATCGGTCCGACAATTGGCATTGTCGGCGCGTTAATTATCGGACAGGCTGCCGTGCAGGCTGGTGTCGTCAGCCCGCTGTTGGTCATCGTCATTGCCGTCACAGCCTTAGCGTCCTTTACCATACCTAACTACAATTTGCAGTTTGGGATTCGCATCATGCGCTTTGCCTTTATGTTTGTCTCGGCGTTGTTTGGCTTTTACGGATTGACATTGGCCATCGTCGTAATGCTAGCACGGCTGACAATTCAGCAATCGCTAGGGGTTCCGCTGTTTACCCCAGCTGCCCCAAAAGTGGACAGCTCACGCGACGCATTCTTACGGGCGCCGGCCTTTACGATGAATCAACGCCCTTTGTTTCTTTATCCGCAAAAGTTGCAAAAGCAACAGCCGTACACGCGACCTTGGAGCGGAGTCACTGGGTCCGATCCGATTCTCCAAACCGAGTCTGGTCAGCAAGATGAAGGTGACGGCGGGGCGAACAGTGACGGTGGCAGCAGTCGTGGTGGCAGCAATCGTGAAAAGAGTAGTGGCGGAAACGGTCCGAATGGCGGTGGCCGGGATGGTCGCGGAAACGGTCGGAATGGCGGTGGCCGGGATGGTCGCGGGAACGGAAACGGTCGCGGAAACGGTCGCGGGAACGGTGACCGATGA
- a CDS encoding bifunctional metallophosphatase/5'-nucleotidase gives MSTKIHILHMNDVHSQLENQMRIGHRLRQLRDNLRQQGEAVLTFDIGDALDRVRPETEASLGRLNAALLGSLSVDGWVFGNNEGLTIPRRVWPELAAASGGRVYGTNIRAQSGAPLPEFTDVFVHDINGTRIGVFGVTPAYPKPYENLGVQVLDAFIESARAVHTLEQMGAHIVVVLSHLGLRADHALASAVPGIHLILGGHTHQLMDEPVYEGQTAIFQVGKHGAAFGHTTLWIDKTTHRLQKIQGHAVRLAASEPVDAQMMNVYQSYRAQINHALDEVVCNLEEPLNTALDTESGFANTLAVVLQREYSADLGIVVSGLLCASLLNGAVRRRHIHAACPTPTRPVLMNLSGGDLLRVFERGLQPEFCLQRGFGFGFRGSVVGFLGLSNVRIESHQEAGGKVVIDEVIIGSAALVKTRIYRVATVEYLFLSSVLPEIQGGKNVNIPPPLVRDLLMQRMGDGNLVNDARISRIRLRM, from the coding sequence ATGTCGACGAAGATTCACATCCTGCACATGAACGATGTTCATAGCCAGCTCGAGAATCAGATGCGCATCGGCCATCGGCTCAGACAATTACGGGACAACCTCAGGCAGCAAGGGGAAGCTGTTCTGACGTTTGATATCGGAGATGCACTTGACCGGGTTCGGCCGGAGACTGAGGCTTCCTTGGGTCGGCTAAATGCCGCACTGTTAGGCTCCTTATCTGTTGACGGATGGGTCTTTGGAAATAATGAAGGGCTGACGATTCCGCGCCGTGTGTGGCCAGAGTTGGCAGCTGCAAGCGGGGGGCGTGTGTATGGTACCAATATCCGCGCGCAATCGGGAGCCCCTCTCCCTGAGTTCACTGATGTGTTTGTCCACGACATCAACGGTACCCGAATTGGTGTTTTTGGCGTCACGCCGGCTTACCCGAAGCCGTACGAAAATCTTGGGGTTCAAGTGCTCGATGCGTTCATTGAATCCGCTCGCGCAGTTCACACGCTCGAGCAAATGGGGGCGCACATCGTCGTCGTCCTCTCTCATCTGGGCCTCCGTGCTGACCATGCCCTGGCATCCGCCGTCCCTGGTATCCACCTCATTCTTGGAGGACACACCCACCAACTGATGGACGAACCTGTATATGAAGGTCAGACGGCCATCTTTCAGGTTGGAAAACACGGTGCCGCATTTGGGCATACCACACTCTGGATTGACAAAACGACGCATCGACTGCAAAAGATTCAAGGTCATGCCGTGAGGCTTGCTGCTTCAGAGCCCGTAGATGCACAGATGATGAATGTCTATCAGTCTTATCGCGCACAAATCAACCACGCCCTTGATGAAGTAGTCTGTAATCTTGAGGAACCGCTAAACACTGCTCTAGATACGGAATCCGGCTTTGCCAACACGCTTGCTGTGGTCCTTCAGCGTGAGTACTCTGCTGACCTTGGAATTGTTGTATCCGGGCTGCTGTGTGCGAGTCTCTTGAACGGTGCGGTCCGCAGACGTCACATACATGCTGCTTGCCCTACACCGACAAGGCCGGTTCTGATGAATTTGTCTGGTGGCGACTTGCTGCGCGTGTTTGAGCGGGGGCTGCAACCGGAATTCTGTTTACAGCGTGGGTTTGGATTCGGTTTTCGAGGCTCTGTCGTCGGATTTTTGGGACTTTCGAATGTGCGCATAGAATCCCATCAGGAGGCAGGCGGCAAGGTTGTCATTGATGAAGTCATTATTGGCAGCGCAGCCCTAGTGAAAACACGGATATACCGCGTTGCAACCGTGGAGTATCTATTCTTGTCTTCCGTTTTGCCGGAAATTCAGGGCGGTAAAAATGTCAATATTCCGCCGCCGCTTGTGCGCGACCTGTTGATGCAGCGGATGGGTGATGGAAACCTTGTGAACGATGCCAGAATTTCGCGTATCCGCCTGCGTATGTGA
- a CDS encoding DUF2140 family protein, translating into MWKKAFITLLSLNLFVVVGGALWWGTLPKASSVRSPSQAITSNAKPATIQLSVGQDAVNTYLEYALSEQQDVQRVLAYASVQFSNTWQVQLGLKLQNRVVPCNLVFVPQVQNGNLILHVQSATMGEIPAPLGALFFVLRHLPWPQWITVDGLAHNLNVNFTARPQNPYGIKILSYSPTTRQVTLQLSIVPKSIPKSGN; encoded by the coding sequence ATGTGGAAGAAAGCGTTCATCACACTCTTGTCTCTCAATTTGTTTGTGGTAGTTGGCGGAGCTCTGTGGTGGGGCACATTGCCCAAGGCCTCATCCGTAAGGTCACCTTCACAGGCAATTACGAGTAACGCAAAGCCGGCAACCATTCAATTGTCTGTCGGTCAGGATGCGGTCAATACATATCTCGAGTACGCACTCTCGGAACAACAGGACGTCCAGCGTGTGTTGGCGTACGCGAGTGTGCAATTTTCGAATACATGGCAAGTCCAACTTGGCTTAAAGCTGCAGAATAGGGTGGTCCCTTGTAATCTCGTGTTTGTCCCGCAAGTGCAAAACGGCAACCTAATACTTCACGTTCAAAGTGCAACGATGGGTGAAATCCCAGCACCTCTGGGAGCGCTGTTCTTTGTGCTGCGCCATTTACCATGGCCACAGTGGATTACGGTCGATGGGCTTGCTCACAACTTGAACGTTAACTTTACGGCGCGTCCGCAAAATCCGTACGGTATCAAGATCCTCTCCTATTCTCCGACAACGCGGCAAGTAACCTTGCAGCTTTCTATCGTTCCAAAATCCATTCCGAAAAGCGGGAACTAA